One window of Mesorhizobium sp. PAMC28654 genomic DNA carries:
- the fabZ gene encoding 3-hydroxyacyl-ACP dehydratase FabZ, which translates to MADMVAATTLEAVDIMGLMKLLPHRYPFLMIDRIIDIDGDDSAIGIKNVTINEPHFQGHFPDQPVMPGVLIVEAMAQTAGAICIRSLGASKPSLVYFLTIDNAKFRRPVVPGDQLKIYVKKIKKRGNLLKFACEALVDGAKAAEADISAMMVTSD; encoded by the coding sequence ATGGCTGACATGGTGGCGGCGACGACGCTCGAAGCGGTCGATATAATGGGGCTGATGAAGCTCCTGCCGCATCGATATCCGTTCCTGATGATTGACCGCATCATCGACATCGATGGTGACGATTCCGCCATCGGCATCAAGAACGTGACCATAAACGAGCCGCATTTCCAAGGTCACTTCCCGGATCAGCCGGTAATGCCCGGCGTGCTGATCGTCGAGGCGATGGCGCAGACGGCCGGTGCCATCTGCATCCGCAGTCTTGGCGCTTCAAAACCCTCGCTGGTCTATTTCCTGACCATAGACAACGCCAAATTCCGCAGACCGGTCGTTCCCGGCGACCAACTGAAGATTTATGTAAAGAAAATCAAGAAACGCGGCAACCTTCTCAAATTCGCCTGCGAGGCTCTGGTCGACGGCGCCAAGGCCGCCGAAGCGGATATCTCGGCGATGATGGTGACGAGCGACTGA
- the lpxA gene encoding acyl-ACP--UDP-N-acetylglucosamine O-acyltransferase: MKIQTLIHPSSVIETGAQIGEGARIGPFCHIGADAIIGDGVELVSHVSVMGATTIGAGTKVYPMATLGAPPQNTKHKGGRTTLVIGKNCTIREGVTMHLGTDSSRGETTIGDNGNFLAYAHIAHDCVVGNNATFANGATLGGHCEIGNNVYIGGLTAVHQFVRVGDNAFLGGCSAIVGDVIPYAIAVGNRASLRGLNIIGLKRSGLQRSEIHLLRKAYRTIFDRSRTVGENIEFAKAEFSSSPTAMKIIDFISSRGKRHYAVPSLKGGDGDDADDED; this comes from the coding sequence ATGAAAATCCAGACACTGATACATCCTTCGTCGGTCATCGAGACAGGCGCTCAAATCGGCGAAGGCGCTCGCATTGGGCCGTTCTGTCACATCGGTGCGGACGCAATCATCGGCGACGGCGTCGAACTGGTCAGCCATGTCTCGGTGATGGGCGCGACAACCATCGGTGCCGGCACCAAGGTCTATCCGATGGCGACATTGGGGGCGCCGCCACAGAACACCAAACACAAAGGCGGTCGCACCACGCTGGTCATCGGCAAGAATTGCACGATCCGCGAAGGCGTCACCATGCATCTCGGCACGGATTCCAGCCGTGGCGAAACGACGATCGGCGACAACGGCAATTTCCTCGCCTATGCCCACATCGCTCATGACTGCGTCGTGGGCAACAACGCGACTTTCGCCAATGGCGCGACGCTGGGCGGCCACTGCGAGATCGGCAACAACGTCTATATTGGTGGCCTGACCGCCGTTCATCAGTTCGTGCGCGTCGGCGACAATGCCTTTCTGGGCGGCTGCTCGGCAATTGTCGGCGATGTCATTCCCTATGCCATCGCGGTAGGCAATCGCGCCAGCCTGCGCGGATTGAACATCATCGGGTTGAAGCGCTCCGGCCTGCAGCGTTCAGAAATCCATCTGCTGCGCAAGGCATATCGAACGATCTTCGATCGCAGCCGCACCGTCGGCGAGAACATTGAATTCGCCAAGGCTGAATTCAGCTCGTCGCCGACAGCCATGAAGATCATCGATTTCATCTCCAGCCGCGGCAAGCGGCACTATGCCGTTCCGTCGCTCAAGGGTGGCGATGGCGACGATGCCGATGACGAAGACTGA